The Temnothorax longispinosus isolate EJ_2023e chromosome 4, Tlon_JGU_v1, whole genome shotgun sequence genome has a window encoding:
- the LOC139811143 gene encoding GTPase-activating protein and VPS9 domain-containing protein 1-like isoform X2, which produces MDNDPIWQSASANQLDLARVVVERTVMAWVYHNALYLNEDGDVYRDQLFYGHINKLAKVVTSNHRDLRISKVYHYECPWSWAQAELAVISAYKTPRDKLQCVFCCATTIMNLFSMASERGIPAADDLTPVLVYRYVIIKTNPPSLYRLFNM; this is translated from the exons ATGGACAACGATCCGATTTGGCAAT CGGCAAGCGCCAACCAGTTAGATTTGGCGAGAGTCGTGGTGGAAAGAACCGTCATGGCATGGGTATACCACAATGCGCTCTATCTAAATGAAGATGGAGATGTATATAGGGACCAGCTTTTTTACGGTCATATCAATAAGTTGGCAAAGGTCGTAACTTCAAATCACAGGGATCTACgcatttcaaaagtttatcaTTACGAATGCCCCTGGTCATGGGCGCAGGCTGAATTGGCTGTGATATCGGCGTATAAGACTCCTAGGGATAAGTTGCAGTGTGTATTTTGTTGCGCGACTACCATCATGAATCTCTTCTCCATGGCATCGGAAAGAGGCATACCTGCTGCCGACGATCTGACTCCCGTGCTGGTCTACAGGTATGTCATAATCAAG ACTAATCCGCCGTCGTTGTATCGACTGTTCAATATGTAG
- the LOC139811143 gene encoding GTPase-activating protein and VPS9 domain-containing protein 1-like isoform X1, with amino-acid sequence MDNDPIWQSASANQLDLARVVVERTVMAWVYHNALYLNEDGDVYRDQLFYGHINKLAKVVTSNHRDLRISKVYHYECPWSWAQAELAVISAYKTPRDKLQCVFCCATTIMNLFSMASERGIPAADDLTPVLVYRLIRRRCIDCSICRQLLRESIGGRRTILVDAVLRRDRVKTMD; translated from the exons ATGGACAACGATCCGATTTGGCAAT CGGCAAGCGCCAACCAGTTAGATTTGGCGAGAGTCGTGGTGGAAAGAACCGTCATGGCATGGGTATACCACAATGCGCTCTATCTAAATGAAGATGGAGATGTATATAGGGACCAGCTTTTTTACGGTCATATCAATAAGTTGGCAAAGGTCGTAACTTCAAATCACAGGGATCTACgcatttcaaaagtttatcaTTACGAATGCCCCTGGTCATGGGCGCAGGCTGAATTGGCTGTGATATCGGCGTATAAGACTCCTAGGGATAAGTTGCAGTGTGTATTTTGTTGCGCGACTACCATCATGAATCTCTTCTCCATGGCATCGGAAAGAGGCATACCTGCTGCCGACGATCTGACTCCCGTGCTGGTCTACAG ACTAATCCGCCGTCGTTGTATCGACTGTTCAATATGTAGACAGCTTTTACGGGAATCGATTGGAGGGAGAAGAACAATATTGGTGGACGCAGTTCTGCGCCGCGATCGAGTTAAAACAATGGATTAA